The Methyloferula stellata AR4 genome includes a window with the following:
- a CDS encoding SgcJ/EcaC family oxidoreductase, translating into MPNVSDDERAIRDLVDCWLAASAKGDIATVLGLMTDDVIFMVPGREPFGKAAYEAAAKAMQGIRIEAKSDILEIEIIGSFAYLRNFLEMTIAPPDGAPAVRKSGYVLTILRKEADGRWRLARDANLLI; encoded by the coding sequence ATGCCGAACGTGAGCGATGACGAGCGGGCCATCCGCGACTTGGTCGATTGCTGGCTTGCGGCCAGTGCGAAAGGCGACATCGCGACGGTCCTCGGGCTGATGACCGATGACGTGATCTTCATGGTTCCCGGCCGCGAGCCGTTCGGAAAAGCGGCTTATGAAGCGGCTGCGAAAGCCATGCAAGGCATCCGCATCGAAGCAAAAAGCGACATCCTGGAAATCGAGATCATCGGCAGCTTCGCCTATCTCCGCAATTTTCTCGAAATGACGATCGCGCCGCCGGACGGTGCGCCCGCTGTCCGCAAATCTGGCTATGTGCTTACGATTTTGCGCAAGGAAGCCGATGGCCGGTGGCGGCTCGCGCGCGATGCCAATTTGCTGATTTAG
- a CDS encoding metallophosphoesterase, giving the protein MTFLSRRLFLQGLGGLTVAGMASGAYATVIEPGLLLDVTSYKVTPPRWPQGLELKAAVLADIHACEPWMPASRVRSIAEVANALSPDIIFLLGDFNGGHKFVSGPVMPDQWAEALSILEAPLGVYAVLGNHDIWHGALPGIKGDEGDGVRRGLRHAGITLLENEAISLRKGDRSFWVAGLGDQMAQPAGRHHFHGMDDLPATLAKINDDAPVVLLAHEPFLFHRVPSRVALTLCGHTHGGQVNLPFISPIYERANFGTDKVYGHIIENDRHMIISGGLGTSIAPIRIMRPPEVVSVTLTSGSGDSKPTA; this is encoded by the coding sequence ATGACTTTTCTCAGCCGCCGTTTGTTCCTGCAAGGTCTCGGCGGACTTACGGTTGCCGGCATGGCCTCAGGCGCCTATGCCACGGTCATCGAACCCGGCCTGCTGCTCGACGTGACCTCCTACAAGGTCACGCCGCCGCGGTGGCCGCAGGGGCTTGAACTGAAAGCCGCCGTTCTCGCCGATATTCATGCCTGCGAACCTTGGATGCCGGCCTCGCGCGTCCGCTCCATAGCGGAAGTCGCCAATGCGCTTTCGCCTGACATCATCTTCCTTCTCGGCGATTTCAATGGCGGCCATAAATTCGTCAGCGGTCCCGTCATGCCGGACCAATGGGCCGAGGCGCTTTCGATTCTAGAGGCGCCGCTCGGCGTTTACGCCGTGCTCGGCAATCACGATATATGGCACGGGGCCCTGCCCGGCATAAAGGGCGACGAGGGCGACGGCGTTCGCCGCGGCCTGCGCCATGCCGGCATTACGCTGCTCGAAAACGAAGCCATCAGCTTGCGCAAGGGCGACCGGAGCTTTTGGGTCGCGGGCCTCGGCGACCAGATGGCGCAGCCGGCTGGCCGGCATCATTTTCACGGCATGGACGATCTTCCGGCGACGCTCGCCAAAATCAACGATGACGCGCCGGTCGTCCTTCTGGCGCATGAACCTTTCCTCTTTCACCGGGTTCCGAGTCGTGTTGCTCTGACGCTGTGCGGCCACACGCACGGCGGCCAAGTCAATCTTCCATTCATCAGCCCGATTTACGAAAGAGCCAATTTCGGCACCGATAAGGTCTATGGCCATATTATCGAGAACGATCGCCACATGATCATCTCGGGCGGTCTTGGAACGTCGATCGCGCCGATCCGCATCATGCGGCCACCTGAAGTCGTATCGGTGACACTGACAAGCGGCAGCGGCGATTCAAAACCGACAGCATGA